In the Pseudomonas sp. ADAK2 genome, one interval contains:
- the rdgC gene encoding recombination-associated protein RdgC — protein sequence MWFKNLLIYRLTQDLPFDAEALETALATKLARPCASQELTTYGFVAPFGKGEDAPLAHVSGDFLLIAARKEERILPGSVVRDAVKEKVEEIEATQMRKVYKKERDQIKDEIILAFLPRAFIRRSSTFAAIAPKQGLILVNSASPKRAEDLLSTLREVIGSLPVRPLTVKMAPTATMTDWVKTQKAADDFFVLDECELRDTHEDGGIVRCKRQDLTSEEIQLHLSTGKVVTQLSLAWQDKLSFMLDDKMTVKRLKFEDLLQDQAEQDGGDEALGQLDASFTLMMLTFGDFLPALVEALGGEETPQGI from the coding sequence ATGTGGTTCAAAAACCTGCTTATCTATCGCCTGACCCAAGATCTGCCTTTTGATGCCGAGGCGTTGGAAACTGCACTGGCGACCAAACTGGCCCGTCCATGTGCAAGCCAGGAGTTGACCACCTACGGTTTCGTCGCGCCATTTGGCAAAGGCGAAGATGCTCCACTGGCGCACGTCAGCGGCGACTTCCTGCTGATCGCCGCCCGTAAAGAAGAACGCATTCTGCCGGGCAGCGTCGTGCGCGACGCGGTCAAGGAAAAGGTCGAAGAGATCGAAGCCACGCAAATGCGCAAGGTCTATAAGAAGGAACGCGACCAGATCAAGGATGAAATCATCCTGGCGTTCCTGCCGCGCGCCTTTATCCGTCGCTCGTCGACCTTCGCCGCCATCGCGCCGAAACAAGGCCTGATCCTGGTCAACTCGGCCAGCCCGAAACGTGCCGAAGACCTGCTGTCGACCCTGCGTGAAGTGATCGGTTCGCTGCCGGTACGTCCGCTGACCGTGAAAATGGCCCCGACCGCCACCATGACTGACTGGGTCAAAACCCAGAAAGCCGCGGACGACTTCTTTGTGCTGGACGAGTGCGAACTGCGCGACACCCACGAAGACGGCGGCATCGTACGTTGCAAGCGTCAGGACCTGACCAGCGAAGAAATCCAGCTGCACCTGAGCACCGGCAAAGTGGTGACTCAGTTGTCCCTGGCCTGGCAGGACAAATTGTCGTTCATGCTCGACGACAAAATGACCGTCAAACGCCTGAAGTTCGAAGACTTGCTGCAAGACCAGGCGGAACAGGACGGCGGTGACGAAGCCCTGGGCCAACTGGACGCCAGCTTCACCCTGATGATGCTGACCTTCGGCGACTTCCTGCCGGCGCTGGTTGAAGCGTTGGGTGGCGAAGAGACTCCGCAGGGCATCTGA